The Nitrosospira lacus genome window below encodes:
- the metG gene encoding methionine--tRNA ligase: protein MNKRKILVTSALPYANGSIHLGHLVEYIQTDIWVRFQKMQGHEVYYVCADDTHGTPIMLRAEQEGITPEALIAKVHGEHLSNFTGFHVEFDNYYTTHSPETRQYAENIYTRLKTAGLIAVRAIEQLYDPVKQMFLPDRFIKGECPKCGAHDQYGDNCEACGAAYTPIDLKNPYSAVSGAVPVKKSTEHFFFKLSDTRCVDFLRAWTTSGTLQPEAANKMREWLGAAGENELSDWDISRDAPYFGFEIPDAPGKYFYVWLDAPIGYMGSFRNLCERKGIDFDEFWKKDSATELYHFIGKDILYFHALFWPAMLKNAGYRTPTKIFVHGFLTVNGEKMSKSRGTFITAGSYLKQELNPEWLRYYYATKLNGTMEDIDLNLDDFVARVNSDLVGKYINIASRCAGFITKRFDGKLCNYIASLDKYKYPHQADSFLNSDNGDLTAGVKTKEPQPAGNYRFSEDPLGNEYWLIMNLHGAAEQIADYYEKREYLKASKKIMALADEANQYVDDMKPWELAKQEDEVSKIRLHEVCTVALNIFRLLTLYLKPVMPQLANNVEGFLNIPPLQWCDVLKDLPLDHAINPYQHLMTRIDQKEINAMIEANKQTLEPVTNPHSPVRHAEAQQHATAPVAGSISIDDFSKVDLRIAKIVDAEHVPGADKLLKLTLDIGEEQPRTVFAGIKSTYPPESLKGRLTVMVANLAPRKMKFGISEGMVLAAGGESGGPYLLAPDEGAQPGMKVK from the coding sequence ATGAACAAGCGAAAAATTCTTGTCACTTCCGCCCTGCCCTACGCCAACGGCAGCATCCATCTTGGCCATCTGGTGGAATACATTCAGACCGACATCTGGGTACGTTTCCAGAAAATGCAAGGGCACGAGGTGTATTATGTATGCGCCGATGACACGCATGGTACACCCATCATGCTGCGCGCCGAGCAGGAAGGCATTACGCCGGAAGCGCTGATAGCGAAGGTGCATGGCGAGCATCTGAGCAACTTCACAGGCTTTCATGTCGAATTCGACAATTACTACACCACGCATTCGCCCGAAACCCGCCAATACGCCGAGAATATTTACACCAGGCTCAAGACCGCCGGGCTGATAGCTGTCCGCGCCATCGAACAGCTCTACGATCCGGTCAAGCAGATGTTCCTGCCGGATCGCTTCATCAAGGGCGAATGTCCCAAATGCGGTGCGCACGATCAGTACGGTGACAATTGCGAAGCATGTGGAGCGGCCTATACCCCCATCGATTTAAAAAATCCCTACTCCGCGGTATCCGGCGCGGTCCCGGTAAAAAAATCCACCGAGCATTTCTTTTTCAAGCTCTCGGATACTCGTTGTGTGGATTTCCTGCGCGCATGGACAACCTCGGGAACCTTGCAGCCGGAGGCTGCCAACAAGATGCGCGAGTGGCTGGGTGCAGCCGGAGAGAACGAGCTCTCCGACTGGGATATCTCGCGCGACGCACCGTATTTCGGTTTTGAAATCCCCGATGCGCCAGGCAAGTATTTCTATGTATGGCTGGATGCTCCAATCGGCTACATGGGCAGCTTCAGAAACCTGTGCGAGCGAAAAGGTATCGATTTTGACGAGTTCTGGAAGAAGGATTCAGCCACTGAGCTGTATCACTTCATCGGCAAGGATATTCTCTATTTTCACGCGCTGTTCTGGCCGGCAATGCTGAAGAATGCCGGTTACCGTACACCCACAAAGATTTTCGTCCATGGTTTTCTCACCGTGAACGGCGAAAAGATGAGCAAATCGCGCGGCACGTTCATCACTGCCGGAAGCTATTTGAAGCAGGAGTTGAATCCGGAATGGCTGCGCTACTACTATGCCACCAAGCTGAACGGCACCATGGAAGATATCGACCTCAACCTGGACGATTTCGTCGCGCGAGTAAATTCCGATTTGGTGGGTAAATACATCAATATTGCAAGCCGTTGTGCGGGATTTATTACTAAACGCTTCGATGGAAAGCTATGCAACTACATTGCCAGCCTGGATAAGTATAAATACCCTCATCAAGCAGATTCATTTTTAAACAGCGACAATGGCGACCTGACCGCAGGGGTAAAAACCAAGGAACCTCAGCCGGCAGGAAATTACCGATTTTCGGAGGATCCTCTCGGGAATGAATACTGGCTCATTATGAACCTTCACGGTGCTGCCGAGCAAATCGCTGATTACTACGAAAAACGGGAATATTTAAAGGCGAGCAAGAAAATCATGGCGTTGGCCGATGAAGCAAACCAGTATGTGGATGACATGAAGCCTTGGGAACTTGCCAAACAGGAAGACGAAGTATCAAAAATCCGGCTGCATGAAGTTTGCACGGTGGCGCTCAATATCTTCCGCTTGCTGACCTTATATCTTAAGCCCGTAATGCCACAGCTTGCGAACAACGTGGAAGGCTTCCTGAACATTCCGCCACTACAGTGGTGCGATGTTCTGAAAGATTTACCGTTGGACCACGCCATCAACCCTTACCAGCACCTGATGACCCGTATTGACCAAAAAGAGATTAACGCCATGATCGAAGCCAACAAACAAACTCTCGAACCTGTCACAAACCCCCATTCGCCTGTGCGTCATGCTGAAGCACAGCAACATGCCACCGCGCCGGTTGCCGGAAGCATTTCGATTGATGATTTCAGCAAGGTGGATTTGCGCATCGCGAAAATCGTCGACGCTGAACATGTACCAGGAGCAGACAAGCTGTTGAAGTTAACGTTGGATATTGGCGAAGAACAGCCGCGCACCGTGTTTGCCGGCATAAAGTCCACCTATCCTCCGGAATCGCTCAAGGGCCGGCTGACCGTCATGGTGGCTAATCTCGCGCCACGAAAAATGAAATTCGGCATCTCGGAGGGAATGGTACTGGCTGCGGGAGGTGAAAGCGGCGGACCTTATCTGCTCGCTCCCGATGAGGGCGCGCAGCCGGGAATGAAGGTAAAATAG
- the apbC gene encoding iron-sulfur cluster carrier protein ApbC, producing the protein MAITEQQVQSVLKEITDLSTGKDYVASNEARNIKIDGDDISLDIVLGYPAKSVIEIIRKQVAGKLKTIPGSGNVSVNITSKIVSHSVQRGVKLIPGVKNIIAVASGKGGVGKSATAVNLALALAAEGASVGILDADIYGPSQPQMLGITGRPESPDGKTIESMKAHGIQAMSIGFLIDVETPMVWRGPMVTQALQQLVNDTRWSDVDYLIVDMPPGTGDIQLTLAQKVPVTGAVIITTPQDIALLDARKGLKMFQKVGIPILGIVENMSTHICSQCGHEEHIFGEGGGKKMCKDYDVEFLGALPLDIRIREHTDAGAPTVVVDPDGRIAEIYRGIARRLAVKIDELSLDHSALFANIVIQDT; encoded by the coding sequence GTGGCTATCACCGAACAGCAAGTGCAATCCGTTCTCAAGGAAATTACCGATCTGAGCACGGGCAAGGATTATGTGGCCAGCAATGAGGCGCGTAACATCAAAATAGATGGCGATGATATTTCACTTGATATCGTGCTCGGGTATCCGGCAAAGAGCGTGATCGAAATTATCCGCAAGCAGGTGGCCGGCAAACTCAAGACTATTCCGGGTAGTGGCAACGTGAGTGTCAATATCACGAGCAAGATTGTTTCCCATAGTGTACAACGCGGAGTGAAGCTTATTCCCGGCGTGAAGAATATCATTGCGGTGGCTTCCGGCAAGGGTGGGGTGGGCAAATCCGCCACGGCGGTAAACCTGGCATTGGCACTGGCTGCGGAAGGCGCTTCTGTCGGCATTTTGGATGCCGATATTTATGGCCCTTCACAACCCCAGATGCTGGGGATTACCGGCCGCCCCGAATCCCCGGATGGGAAAACCATTGAATCGATGAAAGCACACGGTATCCAGGCCATGTCCATCGGTTTCCTGATTGATGTGGAGACACCCATGGTGTGGCGGGGGCCGATGGTTACACAGGCACTGCAGCAGTTGGTGAATGATACGCGCTGGAGCGATGTGGACTATCTCATTGTGGATATGCCGCCCGGCACCGGTGATATCCAGTTGACGCTGGCACAGAAAGTGCCGGTTACGGGTGCCGTTATCATCACCACCCCGCAGGATATCGCGTTGCTGGATGCTCGCAAGGGGCTCAAGATGTTCCAGAAAGTGGGGATTCCCATCCTCGGCATCGTCGAAAACATGAGTACGCATATTTGTTCCCAATGCGGTCACGAAGAGCATATTTTCGGCGAGGGCGGCGGGAAAAAGATGTGCAAGGATTACGATGTGGAGTTCCTTGGCGCACTGCCGCTCGATATCAGAATCCGCGAACACACCGATGCGGGCGCCCCCACGGTGGTAGTGGATCCTGACGGGCGGATAGCGGAGATCTATCGTGGTATTGCCCGCCGCCTCGCGGTCAAGATCGACGAGTTGTCGCTCGATCACTCGGCATTGTTTGCAAACATAGTGATCCAGGATACCTGA
- the dcd gene encoding dCTP deaminase → MTIKSDKWIRRMAAEHRMIEPFEPDQIKHANGHKIVSYGTSSYGYDIRCSDEFKLFTNINSTIVDPKNFDSNSFVDVKNKVCIIPPNSFALARTVEYFRIPRNVLTICLGKSTYARCGIIVNVTPFEPEWEGYVTLEFSNTTPLPAKIYANEGVAQVIFFESDEVCEISYKDRGGKYQGQQGVTLPKI, encoded by the coding sequence ATGACCATAAAGTCTGACAAATGGATTCGCCGCATGGCGGCGGAGCATCGCATGATCGAGCCTTTCGAGCCCGATCAGATCAAGCATGCGAACGGCCACAAGATCGTTTCATACGGAACTTCGAGTTACGGCTATGATATTCGCTGTTCGGATGAATTCAAGCTGTTCACCAATATCAACTCCACCATCGTCGATCCCAAGAATTTTGATTCCAACTCCTTCGTCGATGTGAAGAACAAAGTTTGCATCATCCCGCCCAACTCCTTTGCCCTGGCACGCACTGTCGAATATTTCCGTATTCCCCGCAATGTATTGACCATTTGCCTGGGAAAATCCACCTATGCGCGGTGCGGCATCATTGTCAATGTCACGCCGTTTGAGCCGGAGTGGGAAGGCTATGTCACGCTGGAATTTTCAAACACCACGCCGCTGCCTGCCAAGATATACGCGAATGAGGGAGTGGCCCAGGTGATTTTCTTTGAATCCGACGAAGTCTGCGAAATTTCCTATAAAGATCGCGGCGGAAAATATCAGGGACAGCAGGGCGTGACCCTCCCGAAAATCTGA
- a CDS encoding type III PLP-dependent enzyme — MQVRNAALRQKVEPEAVFDTHPEVSLDFKYVREALEKGYSKPFLLVDSHIIRNKARRFKAAMPRVQPHYAVKANPDPRVLRTMIEESVGFEIASISELDLLLGLGVPAAEIYYSNPMKSRAYLEYAASKGVEWYVLDSIEELRKIVSVKPDAKMYLRIDTPNIGSDWPLAGKFGTHAAEIKGIINEAAKLKADLAGVTFHVGSQCRNPQNWRVGIERAKKVFADMRRAGLTPRLLNIGGGYPVRHIKPIPSIEIIAEVVNAAIADLPESIRVMAEPGRYLVSDAAYFVCRVVGTATRNGKRWMYWDAGMFGGVIEVTEGLRYEILSDRKGQDIPWSVAGPTCDSVDILMRDEMLPEDIQEGDFIYIPNAGAYTTAYASNFNGFPLPDVMVL, encoded by the coding sequence ATGCAAGTGCGTAATGCCGCTCTACGGCAAAAAGTAGAGCCCGAAGCAGTATTCGATACTCATCCCGAAGTCAGCCTGGATTTTAAATATGTCCGGGAAGCCCTGGAAAAGGGCTACAGCAAGCCATTCCTGCTGGTCGACAGCCATATCATCCGTAATAAAGCCCGCCGTTTCAAAGCCGCCATGCCGCGCGTGCAGCCACATTATGCCGTCAAGGCCAATCCGGATCCACGAGTGCTGAGAACCATGATCGAGGAGAGCGTGGGTTTTGAAATAGCCTCTATTTCTGAACTGGATCTGCTGCTCGGCCTGGGTGTGCCCGCTGCCGAGATATATTACAGTAACCCTATGAAATCAAGGGCTTACCTGGAATATGCGGCATCTAAAGGCGTGGAATGGTATGTGCTGGACAGCATCGAAGAGCTGCGTAAAATTGTGAGCGTCAAGCCGGATGCAAAAATGTATTTGCGCATCGATACGCCCAACATTGGCAGCGATTGGCCGCTGGCAGGAAAATTTGGTACGCATGCCGCGGAGATCAAGGGCATCATCAATGAAGCGGCGAAACTTAAGGCCGACCTCGCCGGGGTGACTTTTCATGTGGGTTCTCAGTGCCGCAATCCGCAGAACTGGCGGGTGGGTATCGAGCGGGCCAAGAAAGTTTTTGCCGATATGCGCCGTGCCGGGTTGACCCCGCGCCTGCTCAACATCGGCGGCGGTTATCCTGTACGTCATATCAAGCCCATTCCTTCGATTGAAATCATAGCGGAAGTCGTGAATGCGGCTATCGCCGACCTGCCGGAGAGCATTCGGGTCATGGCCGAGCCGGGGCGTTACCTGGTGTCCGATGCCGCGTATTTCGTCTGCCGCGTGGTGGGAACAGCCACCCGCAATGGCAAGCGCTGGATGTATTGGGATGCAGGCATGTTTGGCGGCGTGATCGAGGTTACCGAGGGCTTACGCTATGAAATCCTTTCTGATCGCAAGGGCCAGGATATTCCCTGGTCCGTGGCCGGTCCGACCTGCGATTCGGTGGACATCCTCATGCGGGACGAAATGTTGCCGGAAGATATTCAGGAAGGCGATTTTATCTATATTCCCAATGCCGGGGCATACACTACCGCCTATGCCAGCAACTTCAACGGTTTTCCATTACCGGATGTGATGGTGTTGTAG
- a CDS encoding dihydrofolate reductase, whose product MTPRRLSILVAMAQNRVIGKDNTLPWRLPPDLKRFKALTMGHPIIMGRKTYESIGRPLPGRTSIIVTRQPDYKAEGAIVVGSLATALRTCYECADTAESFIIGGAEIFQQALTVCDRLYITEIQKDFEGDVLFPKFSQGEWRETSREKHHLDDDGLEYHFVVLDRKWN is encoded by the coding sequence ATGACTCCCCGCCGCCTATCCATTCTGGTGGCCATGGCCCAAAATCGCGTAATCGGCAAGGATAATACATTGCCATGGCGGCTGCCCCCCGATCTGAAGCGCTTCAAAGCGCTTACCATGGGGCATCCCATCATCATGGGTCGTAAAACTTACGAGTCCATCGGCAGGCCGTTACCGGGCCGCACCAGCATTATTGTTACACGGCAACCCGATTACAAAGCCGAGGGTGCTATCGTGGTGGGTTCATTGGCGACCGCGCTGAGAACCTGCTACGAGTGTGCCGATACGGCTGAGAGCTTCATCATCGGGGGAGCTGAAATATTCCAGCAGGCGTTGACTGTCTGCGACCGGTTGTATATTACCGAGATTCAGAAGGATTTTGAGGGTGACGTGCTATTTCCCAAATTCAGCCAGGGCGAATGGCGCGAAACGTCACGCGAGAAACATCATCTGGATGATGATGGATTGGAATATCATTTTGTCGTGCTTGACCGCAAGTGGAATTAA
- a CDS encoding thymidylate synthase, translated as MHQYLDLMRHVLRHGHKKSDRTGTGTLSVFGHQMRFNLSEGFPLVTTKKCHLKSIIYELLWFLQGDTNIKYLKDNGVSIWDEWAGENGDLGPIYGRQWRSWPGMEKQEIDQITEVIEQIRNTPDSRRMVVSSWNVSELNKMKLSPCHALFQFYVAEGRLSCQLYQRSADIFLGVPFNIASYALLTLMVAQVCNLKPGDFVHTLGDAHLYLNHLTQAQEQLSREPRKLPVMNLNPAIDSIFGFKYEDFMLEGYDPYPAIKAPVAV; from the coding sequence ATGCATCAGTATCTTGACCTAATGCGGCATGTGCTCAGGCACGGGCACAAGAAATCCGACCGCACAGGCACTGGCACGCTTTCGGTATTCGGCCACCAGATGCGTTTCAACTTATCGGAAGGATTTCCGCTGGTGACCACCAAGAAATGCCATTTGAAATCCATTATTTACGAATTGCTGTGGTTTTTGCAGGGAGATACCAATATCAAGTACCTCAAGGATAATGGTGTTTCTATCTGGGATGAATGGGCCGGCGAGAATGGCGACCTGGGTCCCATATATGGCCGGCAGTGGAGATCCTGGCCGGGAATGGAGAAACAGGAAATCGATCAAATAACCGAGGTGATCGAGCAAATCAGGAATACCCCGGATTCACGGCGCATGGTTGTTTCATCCTGGAATGTAAGCGAGCTGAATAAAATGAAATTGTCACCCTGCCACGCCTTGTTTCAATTCTACGTTGCTGAGGGCAGGCTTTCATGCCAGCTCTATCAGCGCAGTGCGGATATCTTTCTCGGCGTTCCGTTCAATATCGCCTCCTACGCGCTGCTCACGCTGATGGTGGCGCAAGTATGCAATCTGAAGCCTGGAGATTTCGTGCATACCTTGGGCGATGCCCATCTTTATCTTAATCATTTGACACAGGCGCAGGAACAACTGAGCCGGGAACCCAGAAAACTGCCGGTGATGAATTTGAACCCGGCAATCGATAGCATTTTTGGATTTAAATATGAAGATTTCATGCTGGAAGGCTATGACCCTTATCCGGCAATCAAGGCGCCGGTCGCGGTATGA